TTTCGACTTTACTACCCTCGAGCGACAGCTGTGTCGTTCGGGGGTGGTTTGCATTCCTCCGAGCGGTAGCTGTCGCGATTCGTGGGGTGGCTATTACTGTCTGCCGTGTGAAGCGTGTCTCGATGGCTCCGAACGCGACGTTCGAGTTGTATCGGGATGCCGCAGACGAGTGGCGGTGGCGACTCGTCGCGACGAACGGGAACATCATCGCGGATAGCGGGGAGGGGTATCGCTCGAAGCAGGGTGCGGAGCGCGGTATCGCGAGCGTGAAACGCACGGCCCCCGACGCCGATATCGAGGAGGTCGGGGACGAGTGAGGGGCGGTTGCGGGACGCGTGTTCGCAGCCGCGAGCCACGCTGTCGCTCGCGTCGGCCGTGCGTCCCGCCCAGCACCGTATT
The sequence above is drawn from the Halarchaeum grantii genome and encodes:
- a CDS encoding HVO_2922 family protein, producing the protein MAPNATFELYRDAADEWRWRLVATNGNIIADSGEGYRSKQGAERGIASVKRTAPDADIEEVGDE